In one Gammaproteobacteria bacterium genomic region, the following are encoded:
- a CDS encoding PAS domain S-box protein codes for MSIDIDDTIDNLEQRETLFQVLAESANIAIFLYRNEKLLYANPALEKFTGYSIDELKHKSGLDLMHPDIKDLIADRIRRRFAGEEVPNNYEIQFFTKSGEIRWADLSATLVHIDGKPAGMVTCVDITQRKLAEQKIQKSEQEMRHILENMQDTYYRTDLKGTICKVSPSISQLLGYKIKDVVGRKISDFDMDCSNQGCLVDLLKNNNGTIRNYESALRHRDGSEVWVSSNMQFYYDENGTLQGIEGTARDVTQVKQAHEEVRRHRDSLEEKVTERTRDLQAAIRELETFSYSVSHDLRAPLRSIDGFSQMLLADYADQKDEQFSYYLQRMRLGAQRMGALIDDLLQLSRVTSSELEKTQVDLSHIAEEVLALLMEQQPHRHVDIHIEKDLCVNGDEILLRLVIQNLIGNAWKYSQLNPDLTRIEFTREQTDKGKAFCIRDNGVGFDMQYAEKIFTPFHRLHSTDKYEGSGIGLATVQRIVQRHNGEVWAEGTPGEGARFWFVLD; via the coding sequence ATGAGCATCGATATCGACGACACCATCGATAACCTCGAACAGCGCGAGACGCTTTTCCAAGTACTGGCCGAAAGCGCCAATATTGCAATATTTCTGTATCGCAATGAAAAACTCCTGTACGCCAATCCGGCATTAGAAAAATTCACCGGTTACAGCATCGATGAGCTAAAACACAAAAGTGGGCTGGACCTAATGCACCCGGACATCAAGGACTTGATCGCGGACCGTATCCGACGCCGGTTTGCAGGTGAAGAGGTACCCAATAATTACGAAATACAGTTTTTCACCAAATCCGGGGAAATCCGTTGGGCCGATCTTTCTGCCACCCTGGTACACATTGACGGAAAACCTGCGGGTATGGTCACTTGCGTAGATATTACCCAACGCAAACTGGCGGAACAGAAAATTCAAAAATCCGAGCAGGAAATGCGCCATATCCTGGAAAACATGCAGGACACCTATTACCGCACCGATCTCAAAGGGACCATTTGCAAAGTGTCTCCATCCATATCCCAATTGCTGGGTTATAAAATTAAGGATGTGGTGGGCCGAAAAATCAGCGACTTTGATATGGACTGTAGCAACCAAGGTTGTCTGGTTGATTTGCTTAAAAACAACAATGGCACTATCCGGAACTACGAATCGGCTTTACGACACCGAGATGGCAGCGAAGTTTGGGTTTCCAGTAATATGCAATTCTATTACGACGAAAACGGTACCCTCCAGGGAATTGAAGGAACCGCACGAGACGTGACTCAGGTTAAACAGGCCCATGAAGAAGTTCGACGCCACCGCGACAGCCTGGAGGAAAAAGTCACCGAACGCACCCGCGATTTACAAGCTGCAATCCGGGAACTGGAGACCTTCAGTTACTCAGTATCCCATGACTTACGTGCCCCCTTACGCAGCATCGACGGCTTCAGCCAAATGTTGCTGGCCGATTACGCGGACCAAAAAGACGAGCAATTTTCCTACTATCTACAACGGATGCGACTCGGTGCTCAGCGTATGGGGGCCCTTATCGATGATCTACTACAGCTATCCCGCGTTACCAGCAGCGAACTGGAAAAAACCCAAGTAGACTTAAGCCACATCGCTGAAGAAGTATTGGCGTTGCTGATGGAACAACAACCGCATCGACACGTGGATATCCATATTGAAAAAGACTTATGTGTCAACGGTGATGAAATTCTATTACGCCTGGTGATACAGAACTTAATTGGCAATGCCTGGAAATACAGTCAACTCAATCCCGACCTCACTCGCATTGAATTTACGCGGGAACAAACCGATAAAGGCAAAGCCTTTTGTATTCGCGACAACGGTGTGGGTTTTGATATGCAATACGCCGAAAAAATATTCACCCCTTTTCACCGTCTCCACAGCACCGACAAATATGAAGGCAGCGGCATTGGCCTGGCGACCGTTCAACGCATTGTGCAAAGGCATAATGGTGAGGTTTGGGCAGAAGGCACCCCCGGGGAGGGGGCGCGGTTTTGGTTTGTGTTGGATTAG
- a CDS encoding EVE domain-containing protein, with amino-acid sequence MKYWLMKSEPDTFSIDDLANRPDQTEHWDGVRNYQARNMMRDDMRPGDKIFFYHSNCKEPGIVGIAKVVKAGYPDFTAFDSQQKYFDPKSDPNNPRWYMVDVQFVRKLKRTITLTELKQANTLADMALVRKGNRLSIMPVTQEQWSMILTME; translated from the coding sequence ATGAAGTATTGGTTAATGAAATCCGAACCTGACACCTTCAGTATTGATGATCTGGCCAATCGCCCCGATCAAACCGAACATTGGGATGGGGTTCGGAACTATCAGGCCCGTAATATGATGCGAGACGACATGCGCCCCGGCGACAAAATTTTTTTCTATCATTCGAACTGCAAAGAACCCGGTATTGTGGGCATCGCCAAAGTGGTAAAAGCCGGATACCCTGACTTTACAGCGTTCGATTCACAACAAAAGTATTTCGACCCCAAAAGCGACCCCAACAATCCCCGCTGGTACATGGTAGATGTTCAATTTGTACGCAAACTGAAACGTACCATTACACTTACCGAGCTTAAACAAGCGAATACTCTGGCAGATATGGCTTTGGTTCGCAAAGGAAATCGCTTATCCATTATGCCCGTCACCCAGGAACAATGGTCTATGATATTGACCATGGAATAA
- a CDS encoding LamG domain-containing protein translates to MTYIHCTEKTKLDQEVKTGFWRNKMKQYVERGGLQRLSNVGLVLFLAGFLGACDKVSNNDAPPETLTRTSVAADVEVQYFQDNFYNNVMGLSCRNCHSRTGVGAGAPAGSTIQGAFADENVNTAFASANSMLPTPVSDSLFDPGSTVFVTKVLSGHNCWTASCANDAATMTAWLQAWADATQGTGSQTLEDTLPVDTNTELTLVDPPIVEVSDRRVFDRTPEDVNRFQGLYTLLDTHCSECHNSSTTANTPQAPYFADADINAAYDAVVASGVVDLNVPVGTAVTDSTQSRVVFRLGAQNHNCWDVCATDAGEIRTAIETWAAAITPVAAVNSNYRISKAMELNDGQVSSGGSRTDRYVIAKYEFKEGRFSSNTYDTSGIAPAIDLQLFGSAELINSYGVRIQPGSVVRSTNLDASRKLHDTIVARGEYSIEAWVVPASLSQQGGDMFESAPIVTYSAGGGLNRNFTLAQYQDDYRFYNRLTPFMASADFVAAEEKLQTSLQHVVVTFTEAEGRKIYINGVQVTIAPDPDPAPRNNLIQWDLENRYLLSLGADTDRSNPWAGIIRFVAIHRAALPLADIEKNFQAGVGQKYNLLFNVNDIMPAYAGTNNPRPNYYIWMQASEFDDYSYLFADPKFITLNPDVNNPVSFEFSGMRVGINGQEVEVGQAFDNYGKPARLAVNTTAAPGEPVDLTTLAPGMVSGSVFSKHISASTDQFFLTFEHFAGTDETVVRDTGLVAAPPLNYAPGDTFVVGLRTFAEISASMAQLVQVNQGAASVVASYQSLKEALPAEENVTSFASSHQIAIASLAGMYCDNRVEGSNLEANADSRETYFNVSAGFFNSNVADWIANRTTIIPGISQKIVEKMVNTTASIDTVSIENEVTALGYYMLGYGADGTTANGQSCQTTVPSGTQDCTSSVRTRAIVKAMCTSVLGSAVVTHQ, encoded by the coding sequence ATGACCTATATTCATTGCACAGAAAAAACCAAACTGGATCAAGAAGTCAAAACCGGTTTTTGGAGAAATAAAATGAAACAATATGTTGAAAGAGGGGGGCTGCAGCGACTTTCGAACGTGGGTTTGGTATTGTTCCTTGCCGGCTTTCTCGGCGCTTGCGATAAAGTGAGTAATAACGATGCGCCTCCGGAAACGTTGACGCGCACGTCCGTTGCCGCCGATGTGGAAGTACAATATTTCCAAGATAACTTTTATAACAATGTTATGGGGTTGAGCTGTCGCAACTGTCACTCACGAACCGGTGTGGGCGCGGGCGCCCCGGCGGGAAGTACCATACAGGGGGCATTTGCCGACGAAAACGTGAACACGGCCTTTGCTTCCGCTAACTCCATGTTGCCGACTCCGGTGAGTGACAGTCTGTTTGATCCGGGATCCACTGTATTTGTGACTAAGGTGCTTAGCGGGCACAATTGCTGGACCGCCTCCTGTGCTAACGATGCAGCCACCATGACTGCGTGGTTACAAGCTTGGGCGGACGCCACTCAGGGTACAGGCAGTCAAACATTGGAAGATACGCTGCCCGTGGATACCAATACGGAGTTGACTTTGGTTGATCCGCCTATCGTTGAGGTGTCTGACCGAAGAGTTTTTGATCGCACTCCGGAGGATGTTAACCGCTTTCAAGGTTTGTATACCCTTCTGGATACACACTGTTCTGAATGTCACAACAGTTCCACTACTGCCAACACACCGCAAGCTCCCTATTTTGCAGATGCAGATATAAATGCAGCCTATGATGCTGTTGTTGCCAGCGGGGTTGTGGATTTGAACGTGCCGGTGGGTACTGCTGTCACTGACTCAACTCAATCTCGAGTGGTATTTCGTTTAGGGGCGCAAAACCATAATTGCTGGGACGTTTGCGCAACCGATGCCGGGGAAATTCGAACAGCCATTGAAACCTGGGCGGCAGCGATAACGCCGGTGGCTGCGGTCAACAGCAACTATCGCATCAGTAAGGCCATGGAGTTAAACGATGGCCAGGTCAGTAGTGGTGGTTCTCGTACCGATCGTTATGTCATAGCCAAGTATGAGTTCAAAGAAGGCCGCTTCTCCAGTAACACCTATGATACCAGCGGTATTGCTCCTGCCATTGATTTGCAATTGTTTGGTTCTGCTGAGTTGATTAACTCCTATGGGGTGCGAATTCAACCGGGTAGCGTGGTGCGCAGTACCAATTTGGATGCCAGCCGCAAACTGCACGATACCATCGTGGCTCGTGGTGAGTATTCCATTGAAGCATGGGTGGTGCCGGCCAGTTTGAGCCAACAGGGTGGTGACATGTTCGAGAGTGCTCCCATTGTCACTTACTCGGCCGGTGGTGGATTGAATCGTAACTTTACCTTAGCGCAATATCAGGATGACTACCGTTTTTATAATCGGTTGACGCCGTTTATGGCTTCTGCGGATTTCGTTGCCGCTGAAGAGAAGTTGCAGACTTCATTGCAGCACGTAGTGGTTACCTTCACGGAAGCGGAAGGGCGAAAAATCTATATCAACGGAGTGCAGGTGACTATTGCTCCCGATCCCGATCCTGCACCCAGGAATAACCTAATCCAGTGGGATTTGGAGAATCGTTACTTGTTAAGTCTGGGTGCGGATACCGACCGTTCCAACCCCTGGGCCGGCATTATCCGCTTCGTTGCCATACATCGGGCAGCCTTGCCTTTGGCGGATATTGAGAAAAACTTTCAAGCAGGTGTAGGGCAGAAATATAATTTGTTGTTCAATGTAAACGACATTATGCCAGCTTATGCCGGAACTAATAATCCGCGGCCAAACTACTATATTTGGATGCAGGCCAGTGAGTTTGATGATTACTCTTATTTGTTTGCCGATCCTAAATTCATCACTTTGAATCCGGATGTGAATAATCCTGTGAGTTTTGAATTCAGTGGAATGCGCGTCGGTATCAACGGGCAAGAGGTGGAAGTGGGGCAGGCGTTTGATAACTACGGTAAGCCCGCTCGTTTGGCAGTGAACACCACAGCCGCTCCCGGTGAGCCGGTTGACTTGACAACTTTGGCGCCGGGTATGGTTTCCGGATCCGTTTTCTCCAAACACATCAGCGCTTCTACCGACCAGTTCTTTTTAACGTTCGAGCATTTTGCCGGAACCGATGAAACAGTCGTTCGCGATACGGGCTTGGTGGCCGCGCCGCCTCTGAATTATGCGCCGGGCGATACTTTTGTGGTGGGGTTGCGTACCTTCGCAGAGATCAGCGCCTCCATGGCGCAATTGGTTCAAGTGAACCAAGGTGCCGCGTCTGTTGTTGCCTCTTATCAATCGCTTAAAGAAGCCCTGCCGGCTGAGGAAAATGTGACTAGTTTCGCGTCTTCACATCAGATTGCAATTGCCAGTTTGGCTGGTATGTACTGTGATAACCGGGTGGAAGGCAGCAATCTGGAGGCAAATGCGGATAGCCGTGAAACATACTTTAATGTCAGTGCCGGATTTTTCAATTCAAACGTGGCGGATTGGATTGCAAACCGTACCACCATTATTCCTGGTATCAGTCAAAAAATTGTTGAGAAGATGGTTAACACGACCGCAAGTATAGATACGGTGAGTATCGAAAATGAAGTGACTGCTTTGGGTTACTACATGTTGGGCTATGGAGCCGATGGAACGACAGCAAACGGTCAAAGTTGCCAGACGACAGTGCCTAGTGGCACGCAGGATTGTACGAGTTCGGTGAGGACCCGTGCAATTGTGAAAGCCATGTGCACGTCTGTGCTGGGCAGTGCCGTGGTGACACACCAATAA
- a CDS encoding general secretion pathway protein GspF — protein MARKKKAYHHPDEPILHSDHKRPVSRRDFLRAGLITSSAAVMVPSLMTLTMRKAWGVTTDPFLDCGITAGAGGRKGIPFMCFDLGGGANMTGSNVLVGGPAGQEDFLSVAGYNKLGLPSDQVPSIVGVNRELGLGFHPDSAFLKGIISKTTPECRANVNGAIIPNRSDNDTANNPHNPMYGIARAGADGGLATLIGTQNSDSGGRSMSPAMMIDLTKRPTRIASPGDARGLVDTGSLGTLMPDNVEAARVMDAVRRISLAKIDGVDGSMQPTQDAVPNVLLPDDLDTTVQELVDCGYLKTADTVRKFSGPDTVDPEKDNFIFFQNSNSQLAPRDGVVAEPNGAPAASQDLATVTANSITSGQSIFTASEMNSGTFRSTASVMKLVIEGFAGAGTVSLGGYDYHDGTRATGELRDFRAGQAMGAALEYAHRLQEPLMLYVFTDGSLASNGRIDDSANGRGKGEWTGDNSSTSAAFFLVYNPTGRPQLLGGTAAEQAMHQQLGYYRSSASVETNNTTPGANNVNLLVEMVLLNYMALSGNDSAFATAFPNHGLGPQSNWTQWTAFNPIV, from the coding sequence ATGGCTAGAAAGAAAAAGGCGTACCATCATCCCGATGAGCCCATTCTGCATTCGGATCACAAGCGTCCGGTGTCTCGCAGGGACTTTTTACGGGCGGGCTTAATCACCAGCAGTGCTGCAGTTATGGTGCCCAGCCTGATGACACTGACCATGCGCAAAGCCTGGGGGGTAACCACAGATCCATTTTTGGATTGTGGTATCACAGCCGGAGCAGGCGGACGCAAGGGTATACCGTTTATGTGCTTTGATTTGGGCGGCGGTGCCAATATGACCGGCTCCAATGTTTTGGTGGGCGGCCCGGCAGGACAGGAAGATTTTTTAAGCGTTGCCGGTTATAACAAGTTGGGTTTGCCTTCTGATCAGGTGCCTTCCATCGTTGGAGTCAACCGGGAGTTAGGCTTGGGGTTTCATCCTGACAGCGCCTTTCTGAAAGGAATTATTTCCAAAACCACCCCGGAATGCCGCGCTAATGTTAATGGTGCAATTATTCCCAATCGTTCCGATAATGATACCGCCAATAACCCCCACAATCCCATGTACGGCATTGCCCGTGCGGGGGCCGATGGTGGTTTGGCAACTCTAATTGGAACCCAAAACTCCGACTCCGGTGGACGTTCAATGTCACCGGCCATGATGATTGATCTGACCAAGCGGCCAACACGTATTGCCAGTCCCGGCGATGCTCGTGGTTTGGTGGATACCGGTTCTTTGGGTACGCTGATGCCGGATAACGTGGAAGCAGCCAGAGTCATGGACGCGGTTCGTCGGATTAGTTTGGCGAAAATTGATGGAGTGGACGGCAGTATGCAGCCAACCCAAGATGCGGTTCCCAATGTGCTTTTGCCCGATGATCTCGATACGACCGTACAGGAATTGGTGGACTGTGGTTATTTGAAAACAGCAGATACCGTACGCAAGTTTAGTGGTCCGGATACAGTGGATCCGGAGAAGGATAACTTCATCTTTTTTCAAAACTCAAATTCCCAGCTTGCTCCACGTGACGGGGTGGTTGCTGAGCCAAACGGGGCACCTGCGGCAAGCCAGGACTTAGCAACAGTGACAGCCAATTCGATTACCAGTGGTCAAAGTATTTTTACTGCGTCGGAAATGAATTCCGGTACCTTCAGAAGTACGGCCTCCGTAATGAAGCTGGTCATCGAAGGGTTTGCCGGAGCCGGTACTGTTTCTCTGGGGGGGTATGATTATCATGACGGTACCCGAGCCACCGGTGAGTTGCGCGATTTTCGTGCCGGTCAAGCTATGGGGGCAGCCCTGGAATATGCTCACCGCTTGCAGGAACCTCTGATGCTGTATGTGTTTACCGATGGATCTTTGGCCAGTAATGGTCGCATAGACGATTCGGCAAACGGGCGTGGTAAAGGGGAGTGGACCGGCGATAACTCATCCACATCGGCGGCATTCTTTCTGGTGTATAACCCCACGGGTAGGCCCCAGTTGTTAGGCGGCACTGCGGCGGAGCAGGCTATGCATCAACAGTTGGGTTACTACCGCAGCAGTGCTTCGGTGGAAACCAACAACACCACGCCGGGCGCCAATAACGTGAACCTGTTGGTTGAAATGGTCCTGCTAAACTATATGGCCTTGAGTGGTAACGACAGCGCATTCGCTACCGCATTTCCCAACCACGGGTTGGGGCCGCAGTCCAATTGGACGCAATGGACTGCCTTCAATCCAATTGTGTAG
- the ilvA gene encoding threonine ammonia-lyase, biosynthetic, whose translation MLDQYVKKILNSHVYDVAIETPLEQAASLSRRLGNRILIKREDLQPVFSFKLRGAYNKMAGLAPEQKNCGVITASAGNHAQGVAMAAQRMGIPSLIVMPKTTPRIKVEAVRSLGGEIELHGNTYDDAYDRAKVLANERGMTFVHPYDDPDVIAGQGTVAFEILKQYSKPIHAIFVPVGGGGLLAGVASYVKYLRPEIKIIAVEPEDAPCFHAAMQAGKRVLLDQVGIFADGVAVRQIGKEPFRVAQHNVDEVLLVSTDEICAAIKDIFDDTRSIAEPAGALGVAGIKKYLSQNPMQDQTLVAIDSGANINFDRLRHVAERAEIGEQREALLCATIDEKPGSFRTFCDVIGTRGITEFNYRYADPKQAHIFVGVQLQKGSDKTELLKKLDTLRYPVVDLTENEMAKLHIRYMVGGRSEQVTDERLFRFEFPERPGALLRFLNRLGGRWNISLFHYRNHGAAYGRILVGIQVPAQDNTAFDSFLEEVGYPYCEESDNPAYRLFLK comes from the coding sequence ATGTTGGATCAGTATGTTAAGAAAATTCTTAATTCGCACGTTTATGACGTCGCCATAGAAACCCCTTTGGAACAAGCCGCCTCATTAAGCCGCCGCTTGGGCAACCGTATTTTAATTAAGCGTGAAGACCTGCAACCGGTGTTTTCCTTCAAGCTACGCGGTGCTTACAACAAAATGGCCGGGCTGGCGCCGGAGCAAAAAAACTGCGGGGTAATTACCGCCTCTGCCGGTAACCATGCCCAAGGTGTGGCCATGGCGGCGCAACGCATGGGGATTCCGTCGCTCATCGTTATGCCCAAAACTACCCCACGCATAAAAGTGGAAGCCGTACGCTCGTTGGGGGGCGAAATCGAGCTGCACGGCAATACCTATGACGATGCCTATGACCGGGCAAAGGTACTGGCTAATGAGCGAGGCATGACGTTTGTTCATCCCTATGACGATCCTGATGTTATTGCCGGACAGGGCACAGTCGCCTTTGAGATACTCAAACAGTACTCCAAACCTATCCACGCTATTTTTGTACCCGTGGGCGGCGGCGGTCTACTGGCCGGCGTGGCCAGTTATGTGAAATATCTGCGCCCGGAGATCAAAATCATTGCTGTGGAACCGGAAGATGCCCCCTGCTTTCACGCAGCTATGCAAGCAGGGAAACGAGTACTGCTGGACCAAGTGGGCATTTTCGCTGATGGTGTTGCCGTACGGCAAATAGGCAAGGAACCCTTTCGGGTGGCGCAGCACAACGTGGATGAAGTACTTTTAGTCAGCACCGACGAAATCTGCGCCGCTATCAAAGATATATTCGACGACACCCGTTCCATTGCCGAACCTGCCGGTGCACTGGGCGTTGCGGGAATTAAAAAATACCTAAGTCAAAATCCCATGCAGGACCAGACACTGGTTGCGATCGACAGCGGCGCTAATATTAATTTTGATCGCCTGCGCCATGTAGCTGAACGCGCTGAAATCGGCGAGCAACGCGAAGCTCTGCTGTGTGCCACCATTGACGAAAAACCGGGCAGCTTTCGTACCTTTTGCGATGTCATCGGCACCCGGGGAATTACCGAATTCAATTATCGTTACGCCGATCCTAAACAAGCCCATATTTTTGTGGGCGTACAACTGCAAAAAGGGTCGGACAAAACAGAATTATTGAAGAAACTGGATACGCTTCGATATCCTGTTGTTGATCTCACTGAAAACGAAATGGCCAAGCTGCACATTCGCTATATGGTGGGCGGGCGATCGGAACAAGTCACGGATGAGCGTCTGTTTCGATTTGAATTCCCGGAGCGTCCCGGAGCGCTGCTGCGCTTTCTAAACCGGCTGGGTGGACGCTGGAACATCAGCCTGTTTCATTATCGCAACCACGGTGCTGCTTACGGCCGCATCCTGGTGGGCATACAAGTGCCCGCGCAAGATAACACCGCTTTTGACAGCTTTCTGGAGGAAGTGGGATACCCCTATTGCGAAGAGAGCGACAACCCAGCTTATCGCTTGTTTTTGAAGTAG
- the rpiA gene encoding ribose-5-phosphate isomerase RpiA, producing the protein MTQDELKKAVAAAAIDYVPAGTIVGVGTGSTANYFIDELAKIKHKIEATVASSEASAERLRGHGIRVEDLNMVNEIAVYVDGADESNKYLHLVKGGGGALTREKIVAAVADKFVCIADGSKLVDMLGKFPLPVEVIPMARSYVAREIVKLGGQPVYREGFVTDNGNIILDIHNLEILNPVEMEDQLNSIVGVVTNGLFAKRPADVLLLGTEEGVKTLT; encoded by the coding sequence ATGACTCAAGACGAATTAAAAAAAGCAGTGGCCGCCGCGGCCATTGATTATGTGCCTGCAGGCACCATCGTGGGCGTGGGCACCGGCAGTACGGCCAATTATTTCATCGACGAGCTGGCTAAAATTAAACATAAAATCGAGGCCACGGTAGCCAGTTCCGAGGCCAGTGCAGAGCGCTTACGGGGCCACGGAATTCGTGTGGAAGATTTGAATATGGTCAACGAGATTGCTGTTTATGTGGACGGCGCGGACGAATCCAATAAATACCTGCATCTGGTCAAAGGCGGTGGAGGGGCTTTAACTCGGGAGAAAATCGTCGCTGCCGTGGCGGACAAGTTTGTCTGTATTGCCGATGGTTCCAAGTTGGTGGACATGCTGGGTAAGTTTCCTTTACCGGTAGAAGTGATCCCCATGGCGCGCAGCTATGTGGCGCGAGAGATCGTCAAGCTCGGCGGGCAGCCGGTATATCGCGAAGGATTTGTCACTGATAATGGCAACATAATTTTAGATATACACAATCTGGAAATCTTAAATCCGGTAGAAATGGAAGACCAGCTTAATAGTATTGTGGGTGTTGTGACCAATGGGCTCTTTGCCAAGCGTCCGGCCGACGTATTGCTATTGGGTACTGAGGAAGGCGTTAAAACCTTAACCTGA